One stretch of Streptomyces agglomeratus DNA includes these proteins:
- a CDS encoding RidA family protein — protein sequence MSNDKKTAITPPTHTAPPAKFSHGVRKGNILQVAGQVGFLPAVAGQAPTPAGPTLREQTLQTFANVKAILEQGGASWDDVMMMRVYLTDTGHFAEMNEIYNAYFEEQGLKEAPAARTTVYVGLPAGLLIEIDALAVLS from the coding sequence ATGAGCAACGACAAGAAGACCGCCATCACTCCGCCCACCCACACCGCCCCGCCCGCCAAGTTCTCCCACGGCGTGCGCAAGGGCAACATCCTCCAGGTGGCCGGACAGGTGGGCTTCCTGCCGGCCGTCGCCGGCCAGGCGCCCACCCCCGCCGGTCCCACCCTGCGCGAGCAGACCCTCCAGACCTTCGCCAACGTCAAGGCGATCCTGGAGCAGGGCGGCGCGAGCTGGGACGACGTCATGATGATGCGCGTCTACCTCACCGACACCGGCCACTTCGCCGAGATGAACGAGATCTACAACGCGTACTTCGAGGAGCAGGGCCTCAAGGAGGCCCCGGCCGCCCGTACGACCGTCTACGTCGGCCTCCCGGCCGGACT